A window of the Equus asinus isolate D_3611 breed Donkey chromosome 20, EquAss-T2T_v2, whole genome shotgun sequence genome harbors these coding sequences:
- the LOC106830172 gene encoding olfactory receptor 51I2-like, protein MGAEKNESLDLLSVFLTGIPGLEAQHGWLSILFFTTYTVAIVGNSLIMAAVQADPALHESMYLFLSMLSVTEVGVSVSKLPTVMGILWFDARQIDFDGCLSQMFFIHTFSCMESGVLLAMSYDRFVAIYNPLRYIAILTPPRIISMGLGISLKSVTLMAPLPILLRQLPYCHINVLSHSYCLHSDLIQLPCADTKLNSILGLAIVLATFGLDSLLIMVSYILILHTVLGIASREGRQKALNTCVSHIYAVLVYYVPMIGVSVMHRAAKHASPLVHTLMSSIYLFVPPVLNPIIYSIKTKPIQQGIATLFSCKRQLL, encoded by the coding sequence ATGGGagctgagaaaaatgaaagtctTGACCTCCTATCCGTCTTCCTGACTGGCATCCCGGGATTGGAGGCCCAACATGGCTGgctctccattctcttcttcaCCACGTACACTGTAGCCATTGTGGGCAACAGCCTCATCATGGCAGCAGTGCAGGCAGACCCCGCCCTACATGAATCCATGTACTTGTTCCTCTCCATGTTGTCTGTCACTGAGGTGGGTGTTTCTGTGTCTAAACTGCCCACTGTCATGGGCATTCTCTGGTTTGATGCCCGCCAGATTGACTTTGATGGCTGCCTGTCCCAGATGTTCTTCATTCATACCTTCTCTTGCATGGAGTCAGGGGTCCTGTTGGCCATGAGTTATGACCGCTTTGTAGCCATCTACAATCCACTACGCTATATAGCCATCCTGACCCCACCCCGTATCATCTCCATGGGACTGGGCATTTCACTGAAGAGTGTGACACTCATGGCCCCTCTTCCAATCCTTTTGAGGCAACTACCCTATTGCCACATTAATGTCCTCTCCCACTCCTACTGCCTCCACTCAGACCTGATCCAGCTGCCTTGTGCTGATACTAAGCTCAATAGCATCCTGGGTTTGGCCATTGTCCTGGCCACTTTTGGACTAGACTCACTGCTCATCATGGTCTCTTATATCCTGATTCTTCACACAGTGTTGGGCATCGCTTCTAGGGAGGGACGGCAGAAGGCTCTCAATACATGTGTGTCACACATCTATGCAGTGCTTGTGTACTATGTGCCTATGATTGGTGTCTCTGTGATGCATCGCGCTGCCAAGCATGCCTCACCTCTGGTTCACACGCTCATGTCTAGCATCTACCTCTTTGTGCCTCCTGTGCTCAACCCCATCATCTACAGCATCAAGACAAAGCCAATCCAACAGGGAATTGCCACACTGTTTTCTTGCAAGAGACAATTGCTCTAA